A window of Corticium candelabrum chromosome 3, ooCorCand1.1, whole genome shotgun sequence contains these coding sequences:
- the LOC134177095 gene encoding uncharacterized protein LOC134177095 isoform X2 produces MFDKRLTFHLFVFRVSIVVAVLESVASEQTVLCQTDSKDLPTISEQSAIITSNSKSRVKACFNVTGNPKPSLKIDQQANQIVNSSVELEENCIYFVLQNVKDAENVTVAAENCFGQSNVTISVPKFQSTPNPQNVKSNTPPIITYNAVGTRKPSESSVSSYIIGATTKNTAEENDNKTSSGFPIWASAIIAIISIAALILVVFLIICYVRKKRLSRAASQESKDDDMMESEPTVYAIPIKKRAVVSPFIKESATVTAEPQPSMVLASKHALDSSPTNPLECLLYSTLSQAETNMVSQVIPISK; encoded by the exons ATGTTCGACAAGCGCTTGACcttccatctatttgtctttcgGGTATCTATTGTTGTCGCTGTTTTGGAGTCAGTCGCTAGTGAGCAAACAGTACTTTGTCAAACTGATAGCAAAG ATCTTCCCACAATCTCAGAGCAATCGGCAATTATAACGAGTAACTCAAAATCTCGTGTAAAAGCTTGTTTCAACGTTACCGGAAATCCAAAGCCTTCTCTGAAAATTGATCAACAAGCCAACCAAATCGTCAACAGTTCTGTTGAATTAGAAGAAAACTGTATCTACTTCGTGCTTCAAAACGTCAAAGATGCAGAAAATGTTACTGTGGCAGCAGAAAACTGTTTTGGACAGTCAAATGTTACAATTAGTGttccaaaatttcaaa GCACTCCAAATCCTCAAAACGTTAAATCCAATACTCCACCTATTATTACTTACAATGCAGTCGGTACCCGCAAACCGTCTGAATCATCTGTTTCTTCATACATAATCGGTGCAACGACAAAAAACACTGCAGAAGAAAATGACAATAAGACTTCATCAG GATTTCCAATTTGGGCATCAGCAATTATTGCCATTATTAGTATTGCAGCGCTAATACTTGTTGTCTTTCTCATCATATGTTACGTTAGAA AGAAACGACTATCAAGAGCAGCAAGTCAAGAATCAAA GGACGATGACATGATGGAATCAGAACCAACTGTGTATGCAATACCAATAAAGAAGCGAGCGGTGGTATCACCTTTCATTAAAGAGTCTGCAACTGTAACAGCAGAACCGCAGCCATCAATGGTCCTAGCAAGCAAGCATGCATTAGACTCTTCGCCAACTAACCCACTCGAATGTCTTCTTTACTCGACTTTGTCTCAAGCTGAGACCAACATGGTCTCTCAGGTAATTCCAATAAGCAAATAA
- the LOC134177095 gene encoding uncharacterized protein LOC134177095 isoform X1 produces MFKPFYRKLTVNGTTKEYDGVRLRYTAALPNSTRFYSETATLRIGDLPTISEQSAIITSNSKSRVKACFNVTGNPKPSLKIDQQANQIVNSSVELEENCIYFVLQNVKDAENVTVAAENCFGQSNVTISVPKFQSTPNPQNVKSNTPPIITYNAVGTRKPSESSVSSYIIGATTKNTAEENDNKTSSGFPIWASAIIAIISIAALILVVFLIICYVRKKRLSRAASQESKDDDMMESEPTVYAIPIKKRAVVSPFIKESATVTAEPQPSMVLASKHALDSSPTNPLECLLYSTLSQAETNMVSQVIPISK; encoded by the exons ATGTTCAAGCCGTTTTACAGAAAGCTCACAGTCAATGGTACTACAAAGGAATACGATGGTGTGCGCCTACGATATACAGCTGCGCTACCTAATTCTACGAGATTTTATTCAGAAACAGCGACTTTACGTATCGGTG ATCTTCCCACAATCTCAGAGCAATCGGCAATTATAACGAGTAACTCAAAATCTCGTGTAAAAGCTTGTTTCAACGTTACCGGAAATCCAAAGCCTTCTCTGAAAATTGATCAACAAGCCAACCAAATCGTCAACAGTTCTGTTGAATTAGAAGAAAACTGTATCTACTTCGTGCTTCAAAACGTCAAAGATGCAGAAAATGTTACTGTGGCAGCAGAAAACTGTTTTGGACAGTCAAATGTTACAATTAGTGttccaaaatttcaaa GCACTCCAAATCCTCAAAACGTTAAATCCAATACTCCACCTATTATTACTTACAATGCAGTCGGTACCCGCAAACCGTCTGAATCATCTGTTTCTTCATACATAATCGGTGCAACGACAAAAAACACTGCAGAAGAAAATGACAATAAGACTTCATCAG GATTTCCAATTTGGGCATCAGCAATTATTGCCATTATTAGTATTGCAGCGCTAATACTTGTTGTCTTTCTCATCATATGTTACGTTAGAA AGAAACGACTATCAAGAGCAGCAAGTCAAGAATCAAA GGACGATGACATGATGGAATCAGAACCAACTGTGTATGCAATACCAATAAAGAAGCGAGCGGTGGTATCACCTTTCATTAAAGAGTCTGCAACTGTAACAGCAGAACCGCAGCCATCAATGGTCCTAGCAAGCAAGCATGCATTAGACTCTTCGCCAACTAACCCACTCGAATGTCTTCTTTACTCGACTTTGTCTCAAGCTGAGACCAACATGGTCTCTCAGGTAATTCCAATAAGCAAATAA